The Buchnera aphidicola (Cinara curtihirsuta) genome includes a region encoding these proteins:
- the tkt gene encoding transketolase, translated as MLSRRDLSNAIRILSIDAIQKAQSGHPGAPMGMADIAEVLWRDFFKHNPNNPLWFDRDRFILSNGHASMLLYSVLHLSGYKISIEDIKNFRQCFSKTPGHPEVHCTPGVEITTGPLGQGLASGVGMAIAEKLLSQYFNKKNFNIVNHYTWVFSGDGCLMEGISHEVCSLAGTLELGKLIVFYDKNGISIDGEVSDWFTDDTKKRFLSYNWHVIEIDGHDSEEIICSIKIAKKNILKPSLIICNTVIGFGSPNKSGKSISHGAPLGENEVLLTRKQLNWNYPPFYIPKSIYSAWNAKKRGEEIELSWNNLFKEYSIKYPELSKEFIRRMKEKLPNKLQTILYDFLLELNTSLTNISTREASKNTLEKFGNLLPELIGGSADLAPSNLTIWSGSKSIKKCIIGNYIHYGVREFGMTSIANGIFHHGCFIPYTATFLVFSDYARNAIRMAALMKTRHIFVYTHDSIGLGEDGPTHQPIEHISTLRYIPNLSVWRPCDSIETAIAWFYGINRKSGPTALILSRQNVKQFLRTEDQIKNIFKGGYILRDYGFNINYIIIATGSEVSLAVNVARKLYKLGYHIRVVSMVSADCFDSQDNKYRELVLPKEISNRISIEAGSSEYWYKYVGINGIRIGIDTFGESGPGESLFKIFGFSVEKIVTQIKNHFFL; from the coding sequence ATGTTATCTAGAAGAGATTTATCAAATGCAATACGAATTTTAAGTATAGATGCTATTCAAAAAGCACAATCAGGTCATCCCGGAGCTCCTATGGGTATGGCAGATATTGCTGAAGTGTTATGGCGTGATTTTTTTAAACATAATCCAAACAATCCTTTGTGGTTTGATCGTGATAGATTCATCTTATCTAATGGTCATGCTTCTATGTTATTATATAGTGTTTTACATCTTTCAGGATATAAAATATCTATAGAAGATATAAAAAATTTTAGACAGTGTTTTTCTAAAACACCAGGTCATCCTGAAGTACATTGTACTCCTGGAGTAGAAATTACTACAGGTCCGTTAGGTCAGGGTTTAGCTTCTGGTGTGGGAATGGCCATTGCTGAAAAGTTATTATCACAATATTTTAATAAAAAAAATTTTAATATTGTAAATCATTACACATGGGTTTTTTCTGGAGATGGATGTTTAATGGAAGGAATTTCTCATGAAGTTTGTTCTTTAGCTGGAACGTTAGAGTTAGGTAAGTTAATTGTTTTTTATGATAAAAACGGTATTTCTATTGATGGTGAAGTATCTGATTGGTTTACTGATGATACAAAAAAACGTTTTTTATCTTATAATTGGCATGTAATTGAAATTGATGGTCATGATTCAGAAGAAATTATTTGTTCTATTAAAATAGCTAAAAAAAATATTCTTAAGCCATCACTTATTATATGTAATACAGTAATTGGATTTGGTTCTCCTAATAAGTCAGGTAAATCAATTTCTCATGGAGCACCTTTAGGTGAAAATGAGGTATTATTAACTCGTAAACAGTTAAATTGGAATTATCCACCTTTTTATATTCCTAAATCCATCTATTCTGCTTGGAATGCTAAAAAAAGGGGAGAAGAAATAGAATTATCTTGGAATAATTTATTTAAAGAGTATTCTATAAAATATCCAGAATTATCTAAAGAATTCATTCGTAGAATGAAAGAAAAATTGCCTAATAAATTACAAACTATCTTATATGATTTTCTATTAGAATTAAATACTTCATTAACAAATATTTCAACACGTGAAGCTTCAAAAAATACATTAGAAAAATTTGGAAATTTATTACCTGAATTAATTGGCGGATCTGCTGATTTAGCTCCTAGTAATTTAACTATTTGGTCTGGATCTAAATCTATAAAAAAATGTATTATAGGTAATTATATTCATTATGGTGTGAGAGAATTTGGAATGACATCTATTGCTAATGGAATTTTTCATCACGGATGTTTTATTCCCTATACAGCTACTTTTTTAGTATTTTCAGATTATGCTCGTAATGCTATACGTATGGCTGCATTAATGAAAACTCGACATATTTTTGTTTATACTCATGATTCTATTGGATTAGGAGAAGATGGTCCTACTCATCAACCTATTGAGCATATTTCTACTTTAAGATATATACCAAATTTAAGTGTATGGAGACCTTGTGATTCTATCGAAACAGCAATTGCTTGGTTTTATGGGATTAATAGAAAATCAGGACCTACAGCTTTAATATTATCTCGTCAAAATGTAAAACAATTTTTAAGAACAGAAGATCAAATTAAAAATATTTTTAAAGGTGGATATATTTTAAGAGATTATGGTTTTAATATTAACTATATTATTATTGCTACTGGTTCAGAAGTATCTTTAGCAGTAAATGTTGCAAGAAAATTGTATAAACTGGGTTATCATATTAGAGTAGTATCAATGGTATCTGCTGATTGTTTTGATAGTCAAGATAATAAATATCGTGAGTTAGTTTTGCCTAAAGAAATTTCAAATAGAATATCTATTGAAGCAGGAAGTAGTGAATATTGGTATAAGTATGTGGGTATAAACGGTATTCGAATCGGAATTGATACATTTGGAGAATCAGGTCCTGGAGAAAGTTTATTTAAAATTTTTGGTTTTTCAGTAGAAAAAATTGTTACTCAAATTAAAAATCATTTTTTTCTTTAA
- the dapE gene encoding succinyl-diaminopimelate desuccinylase, with protein sequence MYTEVLNLTKKLIDIPSISPKDLGCQEILIKRLKLLDFNIERMNFKNTNNFWAWRGYGKTITFLGHTDVVPEGDIFSWKTPPFISTISNGILYGRGSVDMKGSIAAMLVAVENFIKNNPNHKGRISFLITSDEESTGKYGTKKVVSILEKRGEKFNYCLIGEPTCENILGDCIKNGRRGSLSVDLTIYGVQGHVAYPNLASNPIHLSAPFLVELSNLSLDKGNNFFDPTIIQISKIFSGNNYTTNMIPGELKVFFNIRFSSLITKKMIINSIKCLLNKYSIRYSISWICHAKPFISLPSTFCNILSNCIYECTHIIPTFKTNGGTSDGRFIFHLSDETAEFGLLNSTIHKVNECVNLIDLLKLKNIYFNILNKLFL encoded by the coding sequence ATGTATACTGAAGTTTTAAATTTGACAAAAAAATTAATTGATATACCATCAATAAGTCCCAAAGATTTAGGTTGTCAAGAAATTTTAATAAAAAGATTAAAATTATTAGATTTTAATATAGAAAGAATGAATTTTAAAAATACAAATAATTTTTGGGCTTGGAGAGGATATGGTAAAACTATTACTTTTTTAGGACATACAGATGTAGTTCCCGAAGGTGATATTTTTTCTTGGAAAACTCCTCCGTTTATATCTACCATATCTAATGGTATTCTGTATGGTAGAGGTTCGGTAGATATGAAAGGTTCAATAGCTGCAATGTTAGTAGCTGTAGAAAATTTTATTAAAAATAATCCTAATCACAAGGGTCGAATATCATTTTTAATTACTTCAGATGAAGAATCTACAGGTAAATATGGAACTAAAAAGGTAGTTTCAATATTAGAAAAGAGGGGGGAAAAATTTAATTATTGTCTTATTGGAGAACCAACTTGTGAAAATATCTTAGGTGATTGTATAAAAAATGGTCGTAGAGGTTCTCTTTCAGTTGATTTAACAATATATGGTGTTCAGGGTCATGTTGCTTATCCTAATTTAGCTTCTAATCCAATTCATTTATCAGCTCCATTTTTAGTAGAATTATCTAATTTATCTTTAGATAAAGGCAATAATTTTTTTGATCCTACTATAATTCAGATATCAAAGATATTTTCAGGAAATAATTATACTACTAATATGATTCCAGGAGAATTAAAAGTATTTTTTAATATTAGATTTAGTTCTTTAATTACTAAAAAAATGATTATAAATAGTATAAAATGTTTACTTAATAAGTATTCAATAAGATATTCTATTTCTTGGATTTGTCATGCTAAACCTTTTATTTCTTTACCTAGTACTTTTTGTAATATTCTTTCTAACTGCATATATGAGTGTACTCATATTATTCCTACTTTTAAAACAAATGGTGGTACTTCTGATGGAAGATTTATTTTTCACTTATCTGATGAAACAGCGGAATTTGGTTTATTAAATTCTACAATTCATAAAGTTAATGAATGTGTAAATTTAATTGATTTATTAAAATTAAAAAATATTTATTTTAATATTTTAAATAAATTATTTTTATAA
- the dapA gene encoding 4-hydroxy-tetrahydrodipicolinate synthase, whose translation MFKGSIVALITPMDDKGNLCKKSLKKIIQYHIKNKTNAIVSVGTTGESATLNQNEHTNVIMNTLEFADEKIPIIAGTGSNATSESIILTQKLEKSGVSGCLSVTPYYNRPTQKGLYLHFQSIAESTDLPQILYNVPNRTGCSLSPKTIAKLSQFKNIIGLKDASGDLSRVNQIKQIVKNDFILMSGDDTTALDFIQLGGNGVISVTANIAAYHMVKMCNLALKGNFIKARIINKELSILHHLLFKETNPIPIKWAAKYINLIKSDTLRLPMTPLLSKNKKILKKAINSTKLYIN comes from the coding sequence ATGTTTAAAGGAAGTATTGTTGCCTTAATTACACCTATGGATGATAAAGGAAATCTTTGCAAAAAAAGTTTAAAAAAAATAATTCAGTATCATATTAAAAATAAAACTAATGCAATAGTTTCGGTAGGAACAACAGGAGAATCAGCTACATTAAATCAAAATGAACATACTAATGTAATTATGAATACATTAGAATTTGCAGATGAAAAAATACCTATAATTGCAGGAACTGGATCAAATGCAACCTCAGAAAGTATTATATTAACACAAAAACTAGAAAAATCAGGAGTTTCTGGATGTTTAAGTGTCACACCTTACTATAATCGACCTACACAAAAAGGATTATATCTTCATTTTCAATCTATTGCAGAAAGTACTGATTTGCCACAAATATTATATAATGTACCAAATCGTACAGGATGTAGTCTATCACCAAAAACAATTGCTAAATTGTCACAATTTAAAAATATAATCGGCTTAAAAGATGCTTCAGGAGATTTATCAAGAGTGAATCAAATTAAACAAATTGTAAAAAATGACTTTATTTTAATGAGTGGGGATGATACAACTGCTTTAGATTTTATTCAACTAGGAGGAAATGGAGTTATTTCTGTTACAGCAAATATTGCTGCTTATCATATGGTAAAAATGTGTAATTTAGCTTTAAAAGGAAATTTTATAAAAGCAAGAATAATAAATAAAGAATTAAGTATTCTACATCATCTTTTATTTAAAGAAACAAATCCTATACCCATAAAATGGGCTGCAAAATACATTAATTTAATAAAAAGTGACACTTTAAGATTACCAATGACACCATTATTAAGTAAAAATAAAAAAATTCTTAAAAAAGCAATTAATTCAACAAAATTATATATAAATTAA
- the aroC gene encoding chorismate synthase has product MSGNTIGKIFKVTTCGESHGLMLAGIIDGVPPGFSIKNSDIQKELNRRRPGFSPFTTQRREEDIVEIFSGIFKGKTTGTSIGIKIKNKDIRSQDYSNIKNIYRPNHADFTYDKKYGIRDYRGGGRSSARETAIRVAAGAIAKKYLKLKYNIKIKGYLSQLGPIHCPFQSWKEVKNNPFFCSNPEKINQITQFIKKLKKSGNSIGAKIVIIAKNVPIGLGEPVFDRLDAEIAHSIMSINAAKSVEIGDGINVVEQTGDMHRDEILPNGFSSNHSGGILGGISNGDKIIVQAAFKPTSSIKIPGKTINKFGKETSIITKGRHDPCVGIRAIPIAEAMLAITLMDHTLRFRAQCGK; this is encoded by the coding sequence ATGTCAGGTAATACTATTGGAAAAATATTTAAAGTAACAACATGTGGAGAATCACATGGACTTATGTTAGCTGGAATCATTGATGGAGTACCTCCTGGTTTTTCTATAAAAAACAGTGATATACAAAAGGAACTAAATAGAAGAAGACCGGGTTTTTCTCCTTTTACTACACAAAGAAGAGAAGAAGATATAGTTGAAATATTTTCAGGTATTTTTAAAGGAAAAACTACCGGAACCAGCATCGGAATAAAAATAAAAAATAAAGATATTCGATCACAAGATTATTCAAATATTAAAAATATATATAGACCTAATCATGCAGATTTTACATACGATAAAAAATATGGTATTAGAGATTATAGAGGGGGGGGTCGATCATCTGCAAGAGAAACTGCAATTAGAGTAGCCGCAGGAGCAATTGCAAAAAAATATTTAAAATTAAAATACAATATAAAAATTAAAGGATATTTATCACAATTAGGACCAATTCATTGTCCATTTCAATCCTGGAAAGAAGTAAAAAATAATCCATTTTTTTGTAGTAATCCTGAAAAAATTAATCAAATAACTCAATTTATTAAAAAACTTAAAAAATCTGGAAATTCTATTGGAGCTAAAATTGTAATTATTGCAAAAAATGTTCCCATTGGTTTAGGAGAACCTGTATTTGATCGATTAGATGCAGAAATTGCTCACTCAATTATGAGTATCAATGCAGCTAAATCTGTTGAAATAGGAGATGGAATTAATGTAGTAGAACAAACTGGAGATATGCATCGAGATGAAATTCTACCTAATGGATTTTCAAGTAATCATTCAGGAGGAATTTTAGGTGGAATTAGTAATGGAGATAAAATTATAGTACAAGCAGCTTTTAAACCCACATCTAGCATTAAAATACCCGGAAAAACAATAAACAAATTTGGAAAAGAAACCTCTATAATCACAAAAGGTAGACATGATCCTTGTGTAGGAATACGAGCAATTCCAATTGCAGAAGCTATGTTAGCAATAACATTGATGGATCATACTTTACGCTTTCGCGCTCAATGCGGAAAATAA
- the smrB gene encoding endonuclease SmrB, with the protein MKKNNMINLNEKETFLYYMKGVKKIIQDKICHINIKNNNKYRLYNKDILTQEAHSYYFRDIVNENSFLLTNNPICFVRNMRYNLDLKKLKRGEYIPEITLDLHGMNLRQVKKELGKLIMICHKEKFFCANILHGYGKKILKKQIPFWLSQHPDILAFHQAPKIFGHDAAILVFIQNNYI; encoded by the coding sequence ATGAAAAAAAATAATATGATTAATTTAAATGAAAAAGAAACATTTTTATATTATATGAAAGGAGTTAAAAAAATTATACAAGATAAAATTTGTCATATTAATATTAAAAATAATAATAAATATCGATTATATAATAAAGATATTTTAACACAAGAAGCACATAGTTATTATTTTAGAGATATTGTAAATGAAAATTCATTTTTATTAACTAATAATCCTATTTGTTTTGTTAGAAATATGCGTTATAATTTGGATTTAAAAAAATTGAAAAGAGGAGAATATATACCAGAAATTACTTTAGATTTACATGGAATGAATTTACGTCAAGTTAAAAAAGAATTGGGAAAATTAATTATGATTTGCCATAAAGAGAAATTCTTTTGTGCTAATATTCTTCATGGATATGGTAAAAAAATATTAAAAAAACAAATTCCATTTTGGCTATCTCAACATCCTGATATATTAGCTTTTCATCAAGCCCCAAAAATATTTGGTCATGATGCAGCTATATTAGTTTTTATACAAAATAATTATATATAA
- the hisG gene encoding ATP phosphoribosyltransferase, producing the protein MNKNRVRLAIQKSGRLSNDSQNLLKNCGLKINLQKSSLIAFAENMPIDVILVRDDDIPGLIMDGVVELGIIGSNVLEEKCLTRLLSKESVSYTILQNLDFGVCRLSISVPLDMEYSDISCLKNCRIATSYPNLLKRYFDKKNIPFKPFVLNGSVEVAYNSGLADVICDLVSTGATLDANGLREVETIYNSRACLISREEKYMVPEKRRFIKKLLNRIQGVIKARESKYIMLHIEKDQLSKVTDLLKGVEQPTILELFGNKNKVALHMVSSETIFWETMEQLKLLGASSILVLSIEKMME; encoded by the coding sequence TTGAATAAAAATCGTGTACGTTTAGCTATACAAAAATCAGGCAGGTTAAGTAATGATTCACAAAATTTATTAAAAAATTGTGGTCTTAAAATTAATTTACAAAAATCTAGTCTTATTGCATTTGCAGAAAATATGCCAATAGATGTTATTTTAGTTAGAGATGATGATATTCCAGGTCTAATTATGGACGGTGTAGTAGAATTAGGAATTATAGGATCTAATGTTTTAGAAGAAAAATGTTTAACTAGATTATTATCAAAGGAATCGGTTTCATATACTATTTTACAAAATCTTGATTTTGGTGTTTGTCGTTTATCGATTTCTGTTCCTTTAGATATGGAATATTCGGATATATCTTGTTTAAAAAATTGCCGTATTGCAACATCATATCCGAATTTATTAAAACGATATTTTGATAAAAAAAATATTCCTTTTAAACCGTTTGTTTTAAATGGTTCTGTAGAAGTAGCTTATAATTCTGGTTTAGCAGACGTTATATGTGACTTAGTTTCTACAGGAGCTACACTAGATGCTAATGGATTAAGAGAAGTAGAAACTATTTATAATTCTCGTGCTTGTTTAATTTCTCGTGAAGAGAAATATATGGTTCCTGAAAAAAGAAGATTTATTAAGAAATTATTAAATCGAATTCAAGGTGTTATTAAAGCACGAGAGTCTAAATATATTATGTTACATATTGAAAAAGATCAATTAAGCAAAGTAACTGATTTATTAAAAGGAGTAGAGCAACCAACTATTTTAGAATTATTTGGTAATAAAAATAAAGTAGCTTTACATATGGTTAGCAGTGAAACTATTTTTTGGGAAACTATGGAGCAATTAAAATTGTTAGGAGCTAGCTCTATTTTAGTTTTATCAATAGAAAAAATGATGGAATAA
- the hisD gene encoding histidinol dehydrogenase — protein MLNIYKNIFNWNDLKKEEKKSLLLRPCTIIDKKTKKSIKKIISTIKKHGDIAVHSYNLKFDKIKLDCFYVSQEKIDLSDKFVSKSFKDSVLVAKSNIKIFHSKQILSNLEVETFPGICCQHIIKPINSVGLYVPKGKLPLVSTALMLSIPAKLAKCPNIVLCSPPPISNEILYIAKICGINQVLQLGGAHAIASLALGTETIKSVDKIFGPGNIFVTETKLQISRDIPGVSIDMPAGPSEILIISDKYSNSSFVASDLLAQSEHGSNSQVILLSTSLEFAKKVVVEIKKQLLCLSKKNIILNSLKNSRIIISNSLLECFEISNLYSPEHLILHIKNSRNFLSYVKNAGSVFLGKWTPGSAGDYITGANHVLPTYGYSKTYSTLRISDFQKTITVQKMTKKSLKNLSKSISVLSLTEGMDAHNKSVRIRINALKDKQVMNELK, from the coding sequence ATGTTAAATATATATAAAAACATTTTTAATTGGAATGATTTAAAAAAAGAAGAAAAAAAATCTTTATTATTAAGACCTTGTACTATTATTGATAAAAAAACTAAAAAATCTATTAAAAAAATTATTAGCACTATTAAAAAACATGGAGATATTGCTGTACATTCCTATAATTTAAAGTTTGATAAAATTAAATTAGATTGTTTTTATGTTTCTCAAGAAAAAATAGATTTATCAGATAAATTCGTTTCTAAATCTTTTAAAGATTCTGTATTAGTTGCAAAAAGTAATATTAAAATTTTTCATTCTAAACAAATTTTATCTAATTTAGAAGTTGAAACATTTCCGGGAATATGTTGTCAACATATTATAAAACCTATAAATTCAGTAGGTTTATATGTTCCTAAAGGTAAATTACCATTAGTTTCTACTGCTTTAATGTTATCTATACCAGCTAAATTAGCAAAATGTCCAAATATTGTGTTGTGTTCTCCTCCACCTATTAGTAATGAAATATTATATATTGCTAAAATATGTGGAATTAATCAAGTTCTTCAACTAGGTGGAGCACATGCCATTGCTTCTCTTGCTCTAGGAACTGAAACTATAAAATCAGTAGATAAAATTTTTGGACCAGGAAATATTTTTGTTACAGAGACTAAATTACAAATTAGTCGTGATATTCCTGGTGTATCAATAGATATGCCCGCAGGTCCTTCGGAAATATTAATTATTTCTGATAAATATTCTAATTCATCGTTTGTTGCTTCTGATTTATTAGCACAATCTGAACATGGTAGTAATTCACAGGTAATTTTATTAAGTACAAGTTTAGAATTTGCAAAAAAAGTTGTAGTGGAAATTAAAAAACAATTGTTATGTTTGTCTAAGAAAAATATTATCTTAAATTCATTAAAAAATAGTAGAATTATTATTTCCAATTCTTTGCTTGAATGTTTTGAGATATCAAATTTATATTCTCCTGAACATTTAATTTTACATATAAAAAATTCAAGAAATTTTTTATCATATGTTAAAAATGCTGGATCAGTATTTTTAGGAAAGTGGACTCCTGGATCTGCAGGTGATTATATTACTGGAGCAAACCATGTTTTACCTACATATGGATATTCTAAAACTTATTCTACTTTACGTATTTCTGATTTTCAGAAAACTATTACAGTTCAAAAAATGACAAAAAAATCTTTAAAAAATTTATCAAAAAGTATTTCAGTATTATCTTTAACAGAAGGAATGGACGCTCATAATAAATCAGTAAGGATTAGAATAAATGCATTAAAAGATAAACAAGTTATGAATGAGTTAAAATAA
- the hisC gene encoding histidinol-phosphate transaminase: MKKLTPHHIHILKPYESARSIDLKGHVYLNANESPWINTVKYEHNNLNRYPEFQSSELLKKYSQYSYIPNNQILITRGADEGIELLVRAFCISGNDNIMFFPPTYDMYSVVADIFNIKKITVPILSDFQLDIKNIKKKINNVKLIYLCNPNNPTGNLFFRKDIMNILTIIPKTTLLIIDEAYIDYSIQDSFISELSRFNNLVILRTLSKAFGLSGIRCGFILSNINIINILKKVLAPYPIPTPVSNIAIKSLQSKNITIVKKNILQILKNKIFLINKIKSFLCVQNIFLSQTNFILIKFYQSKKVFQYLISKGIIIRDQSYKLGLENCLRISIGTINECKDLINILSMFEGNKI, from the coding sequence ATGAAAAAATTAACTCCGCATCATATACATATTTTAAAACCTTATGAATCAGCTCGTAGTATTGATTTAAAGGGTCATGTTTACTTAAATGCAAATGAATCTCCATGGATTAATACTGTTAAATATGAACATAATAATTTAAATCGATACCCGGAATTTCAATCAAGTGAATTATTAAAAAAATATTCTCAATATTCTTATATACCTAATAATCAAATTTTAATTACTAGAGGAGCTGATGAAGGAATTGAATTATTAGTTCGTGCTTTTTGTATATCTGGAAATGATAATATTATGTTTTTTCCACCTACATATGATATGTATTCTGTGGTAGCTGATATTTTTAATATTAAAAAAATAACAGTGCCAATTTTATCAGATTTTCAATTAGATATAAAAAATATTAAAAAAAAAATTAATAATGTTAAATTAATTTATTTATGTAATCCAAATAATCCTACTGGGAATTTGTTTTTTCGAAAAGATATTATGAATATTCTTACTATTATTCCTAAAACCACTTTGTTAATTATTGATGAAGCTTATATTGATTATTCTATTCAAGATAGTTTTATTTCTGAATTAAGTAGATTTAATAATCTGGTAATTTTACGAACTTTGTCGAAAGCATTTGGTTTATCTGGAATTAGATGTGGTTTTATATTATCGAATATAAATATTATTAATATTCTTAAAAAGGTATTGGCTCCATATCCTATTCCTACTCCAGTATCTAATATTGCTATAAAATCATTACAATCAAAAAACATTACAATAGTAAAGAAAAATATTTTACAAATTTTAAAAAATAAAATTTTTTTAATTAATAAAATAAAATCTTTTTTATGTGTACAAAATATTTTTTTGAGTCAAACTAATTTTATTCTTATAAAATTTTATCAATCTAAAAAAGTATTTCAATATTTAATATCAAAAGGAATTATAATTCGCGATCAATCTTATAAATTAGGTTTAGAAAATTGCTTAAGAATATCAATAGGCACAATTAATGAATGTAAAGATTTAATTAATATTTTATCTATGTTTGAAGGAAATAAAATATAA
- the hisB gene encoding bifunctional histidinol-phosphatase/imidazoleglycerol-phosphate dehydratase HisB: MKKKFLFIDRDGTLIREPKKTYQIDSISKFYLEKDVIYSLLKLIDLDYQLVMITNQDGLGSSSFPIIKFSKIHNLMLNIFSSQKIFFKSILICPHFMHEKCNCRKPNTSLVSYWINNIGLDKKNSYVIGDRNTDIQLAHNMGIKSFLYHSKFFSWKKIVAQLTYPNRVSEISRNTLETKIFIKVSLDFPIKNYINTGISFLDHMLHQIRIHSGIFMYINVIGDLYIDDHHTVEDIGITLGSALKRALGNKIGLSRYGFTLPMDESICSCLLDISGRSFLSFYAIFKNKYVGDLNVCMIEHFFYSLSQSMKITIHLHAFGKNDHHCAESLFKAFGRSLRQAIYLDGHDLPTSKGLL, from the coding sequence ATGAAAAAAAAATTTTTATTTATTGATCGTGATGGTACTTTAATTAGAGAACCAAAAAAAACGTATCAAATCGATTCTATTAGTAAATTTTATTTAGAAAAGGATGTAATCTATTCTTTATTAAAACTTATTGATTTAGATTATCAGTTAGTTATGATTACTAATCAAGATGGTTTAGGTAGTAGTTCTTTTCCTATAATAAAATTTAGTAAAATACATAATTTAATGTTAAATATTTTTTCTTCACAAAAAATTTTTTTTAAAAGTATTTTAATTTGCCCTCATTTTATGCACGAAAAATGTAATTGCAGAAAACCAAATACTTCATTAGTTTCATATTGGATTAATAATATTGGATTAGATAAAAAAAATAGTTATGTAATTGGAGATAGAAATACAGATATTCAGTTAGCACATAATATGGGAATTAAAAGTTTTTTATATCATTCAAAATTTTTTTCCTGGAAAAAAATTGTTGCACAATTAACATACCCTAATAGGGTATCAGAAATTTCCAGAAACACTTTAGAAACAAAAATATTTATTAAGGTTAGTTTAGATTTTCCTATAAAAAATTATATTAATACTGGAATTAGTTTTTTAGATCACATGCTACATCAAATTAGAATACATAGTGGTATTTTTATGTATATTAATGTTATAGGAGATTTGTATATTGACGATCATCATACAGTAGAAGATATTGGAATAACTTTAGGGTCTGCATTAAAACGTGCTCTTGGAAATAAAATAGGATTATCAAGATATGGTTTTACTTTACCTATGGATGAAAGTATTTGTTCGTGTTTACTTGATATATCAGGACGTTCTTTTTTATCTTTTTATGCTATTTTTAAAAATAAATATGTTGGTGATTTAAATGTATGTATGATAGAACATTTTTTTTATTCTTTAAGTCAATCTATGAAGATTACTATTCATTTACATGCTTTTGGAAAAAATGATCATCATTGTGCTGAAAGTTTATTTAAAGCATTCGGTCGTTCTTTAAGACAAGCTATTTATTTAGATGGTCATGATTTACCTACATCAAAAGGTTTATTATAA